In Porites lutea chromosome 1, jaPorLute2.1, whole genome shotgun sequence, a single genomic region encodes these proteins:
- the LOC140944623 gene encoding forkhead box protein L2-like, which produces MASATHEQQLGSYEPEIKKEDDSASPSDIEKTEIKETSTKDPNVKPPYSYVALIAMAIRESSEKRLTLNGIYQYIINKFPFYEKNKKGWQNSIRHNLSLNECFIKVPREGGGERKGNYWTLDPACEDMFEKGNYRRRRRMKRPYRQPTLQHNGMLTDPRATAYGNYIAPKWSAYNQVQSVPAGAGTWRTAQPTGPLSYPCNPQTSRVPPGYAVAPYMGMGSTVGVPVSSYAGTQYSTQIQNPVNNQCGYGAMGMPSVGCRRQTDHTAAVHHFNPYWNPPDKHTFDVQPRS; this is translated from the coding sequence ATGGCCTCAGCAACCCACGAGCAGCAGCTAGGCAGCTACGAACCGGAAATCAAAAAGGAGGACGACAGTGCGAGCCCAAGCGACATTGAGAAAACCGAAATTAAGGAGACCTCGACGAAAGATCCGAATGTCAAGCCACCGTACTCGTACGTAGCTCTGATCGCGATGGCGATTCGAGAGTCCTCTGAGAAGCGGTTAACCCTGAATGGAATTTACCAGTACATTATCAACAAGTTTCCATTTTACGAGAAGAATAAGAAGGGATGGCAGAACTCTATCAGACATAACTTGTCACTGAACGAATGCTTCATTAAAGTGCCTCGAGAAGGCGGCGGGGAAAGAAAAGGTAACTACTGGACCTTAGATCCAGCCTGCGAAGATATGTTTGAGAAAGGAAACTACAGGCGACGTCGCCGCATGAAGAGACCCTACCGCCAACCAACTTTGCAACACAACGGAATGTTGACAGATCCACGCGCCACGGCGTACGGTAACTACATTGCGCCTAAGTGGTCGGCGTATAACCAAGTTCAGAGCGTACCCGCTGGAGCAGGAACTTGGCGAACAGCACAGCCCACTGGCCCTCTCTCGTACCCGTGCAATCCTCAAACCTCAAGAGTTCCTCCTGGCTATGCAGTTGCACCGTACATGGGAATGGGTTCAACTGTCGGAGTCCCTGTCAGCTCTTACGCAGGTACGCAGTATTCAACACAAATCCAGAACCCTGTGAATAACCAGTGTGGCTACGGAGCCATGGGAATGCCCAGTGTTGGCTGCCGCAGACAAACTGATCACACTGCTGCAGTCCATCATTTCAATCCATATTGGAATCCACCTGACAAGCATACTTTCGACGTGCAGCCACGATCATGA